The Caproicibacterium lactatifermentans genome contains a region encoding:
- the uraA gene encoding uracil permease gives MKKHIIQVEERPPIQQFIPLSLQHLFAMFSASVLVPTLLGINPAVVLFMNGVGTLIYILVTKGKAPAYLGSSFAYIAPATIIIGSTGLGYAYALGGFVVTGALFCVIALIIKFCGTKWIDAILPPAAMGAVVALIGLELSGTAAKMGGLVLHDNYKQIDPKQVIVFLITLCVAVFGSVLFKKFLAVIPILVAIVVGYVVSACLGMVQWGAVNAAPVFAIPHFQMAKFNWNAISIVLPATLVVVSEHIGHQIVTSKIVGRNIIKDPGLHRTLMGDGVSTMISGLVGSVPTTTYGENIGVMAMTGVYSVWVIGGAAVISIIISFFGKVSAVIQAIPSPVMGGVSFLLYGMIATSGIRLLVEQKVDYSRSRNLAMTSVILVTGLSGAFIQIGQIQLTGMSLGACVAMIMGFIFWIIDKFHAANDYDDAEEPSDAVKTEPAESSVTQ, from the coding sequence ATGAAGAAACACATCATTCAAGTAGAGGAAAGGCCACCTATTCAGCAGTTTATTCCTCTTAGTCTACAGCATCTGTTCGCAATGTTCAGTGCTTCCGTTTTAGTACCGACACTTTTGGGTATCAATCCCGCAGTCGTTCTATTTATGAATGGCGTTGGTACTCTTATTTACATTCTTGTTACAAAGGGAAAAGCACCAGCTTACCTCGGTTCCAGCTTCGCGTACATTGCTCCGGCAACCATCATCATCGGCAGCACCGGTCTTGGTTATGCTTACGCGTTGGGCGGATTCGTGGTAACTGGTGCTTTATTTTGTGTAATAGCGCTTATTATCAAATTTTGTGGTACAAAATGGATTGATGCGATTCTTCCGCCTGCCGCTATGGGAGCTGTTGTTGCACTCATTGGCCTTGAACTTTCCGGCACGGCAGCCAAAATGGGCGGTTTAGTCCTGCATGATAACTATAAGCAAATTGATCCCAAGCAGGTGATTGTATTTCTGATTACACTATGCGTTGCGGTATTTGGTTCTGTTTTGTTTAAAAAATTTCTGGCAGTTATTCCGATTCTGGTTGCGATTGTTGTCGGTTACGTTGTATCCGCATGCCTCGGAATGGTCCAGTGGGGAGCAGTGAATGCAGCTCCTGTCTTTGCAATTCCGCATTTCCAGATGGCAAAGTTCAACTGGAATGCGATTTCCATTGTTCTGCCGGCTACGCTGGTGGTCGTTTCAGAACATATCGGACACCAGATTGTAACCAGTAAAATTGTTGGACGCAACATTATTAAGGACCCAGGTCTGCACCGCACGCTGATGGGTGACGGTGTTTCCACCATGATTTCTGGCTTGGTCGGCTCCGTACCAACCACGACTTACGGCGAAAACATCGGCGTTATGGCAATGACCGGTGTTTACAGTGTTTGGGTAATCGGCGGTGCGGCGGTCATTTCTATTATCATTTCTTTCTTTGGCAAAGTATCCGCTGTCATACAGGCTATCCCCAGCCCGGTTATGGGCGGTGTCAGTTTTCTGCTTTATGGCATGATTGCGACCTCCGGTATTCGTCTGCTAGTTGAACAGAAAGTCGATTACAGCCGTTCTCGCAACCTTGCCATGACCAGCGTGATTTTGGTGACCGGCCTTTCTGGTGCGTTTATTCAAATCGGTCAGATTCAGCTGACGGGAATGTCACTGGGTGCCTGCGTCGCTATGATTATGGGCTTCATTTTCTGGATTATCGATAAATTCCACGCGGCAAATGATTACGACGATGCGGAAGAGCCAAGCGATGCCGTAAAGACCGAGCCTGCTGAAAGCAGCGTTACACAATAA
- the sstT gene encoding serine/threonine transporter SstT has protein sequence MKKIIQKWNSTNLIIRILCGLVVGFVLALAFPKASWISTFGTLFVGALKAIAPILVFVLVTGSIAQAKGKFGHKFATVIFLYILSTLVSAAVAVFASFLFPVTLTFTKEKVSQAAPSGIGEVFTTLLQNIVANPINSLANGNYIGILVWALLIGLALRQASRGTKSALGDISDAVSKVVQWIISFAPFGIMGLIYHSISTSGLNIFVTYGKLIAVLIGCMAMVALGTNPLIVAICLKQNPYPLVLQCLKESGIPAFFTRSSAANIPINMALCEKLGLDKDMYSVSIPLGATINMNGAAVTITVMTLAAVHTLGIPVNIPIALFLCALSTLAACGASGVAGGSLLMIPLACSTFGISNDIAMQVVGVGFIIGVIQDACETAINSSGDVLFAAVAEYRERMINEKKDSQDHYRLEAGKF, from the coding sequence ATGAAAAAAATTATTCAAAAATGGAACAGCACCAATCTCATCATACGAATACTATGCGGGTTGGTTGTCGGTTTCGTTCTGGCATTGGCATTTCCAAAAGCAAGTTGGATTAGCACATTTGGCACGCTGTTTGTTGGTGCATTAAAAGCTATCGCACCTATTTTGGTGTTTGTGTTGGTCACTGGTTCCATTGCTCAGGCAAAAGGAAAATTTGGACATAAATTTGCAACAGTTATTTTCCTATATATTCTCAGTACTCTCGTATCGGCTGCTGTTGCTGTTTTTGCAAGCTTTTTATTCCCAGTTACGCTTACATTTACAAAGGAGAAAGTTTCTCAGGCAGCTCCCAGCGGTATTGGAGAAGTTTTTACAACACTGCTTCAAAATATTGTCGCAAACCCCATAAATTCACTGGCAAATGGCAACTATATTGGGATTCTGGTATGGGCTTTGCTGATTGGACTGGCACTGCGGCAAGCCTCTCGGGGAACGAAATCTGCTTTAGGAGATATTTCTGACGCTGTTTCAAAAGTCGTTCAGTGGATTATCAGTTTCGCACCGTTTGGTATTATGGGATTGATTTATCACTCTATTTCTACAAGTGGCCTTAATATTTTCGTTACATATGGGAAATTGATTGCAGTTTTGATTGGCTGCATGGCTATGGTGGCATTAGGAACGAATCCACTGATTGTTGCAATCTGCCTGAAACAGAATCCGTACCCGCTGGTTTTGCAATGCCTGAAAGAAAGCGGCATTCCCGCTTTCTTTACGCGCAGTTCCGCTGCAAATATTCCAATCAATATGGCTTTGTGCGAAAAGCTTGGATTGGATAAAGATATGTATTCCGTTTCCATTCCATTAGGAGCAACAATCAATATGAATGGCGCAGCTGTTACCATAACGGTAATGACATTGGCAGCAGTGCATACACTGGGAATCCCAGTGAATATTCCTATAGCATTGTTCCTATGTGCGCTTTCTACACTCGCTGCTTGTGGAGCTTCCGGCGTTGCCGGAGGTTCCTTGCTGATGATTCCGCTAGCTTGTTCTACTTTCGGAATTTCTAATGATATTGCTATGCAGGTAGTTGGCGTCGGATTTATCATTGGTGTCATTCAGGACGCCTGCGAAACAGCCATCAACTCTTCCGGAGATGTTCTCTTCGCAGCGGTTGCAGAGTATCGGGAACGTATGATAAATGAAAAAAAGGACAGTCAAGACCATTACCGTCTGGAAGCCGGTAAATTCTAA
- a CDS encoding MATE family efflux transporter, whose protein sequence is MHLQLHTQVAQQSTKDMTSGNPQKLIIQFAVPIFLSQLFQQLYNTVDSVIVGNYLGKSALAAVSSSGTLIFLLVSFFTGMAMGAGVAISKYFGAGDQEKMSKAIHTNVAFGVVAGILLTIVGIWATPEILRWMGTDPRVLPQSIVYFRYYFCGALSIVLYNIFTSIMNAVGDSKRPLYYLIFSSILNVVLDLLFICGFHLGVGSAAVATTISQTVSMLLSLYHLTRKGTIYQVSLHKVRFHTDTLREMIHYGIPTGIQNSVIGFANVIVQTNINSFGENAMAGYGSYIKIEGFAFLPITCFAIALSTFVSQNLGAGKHDRAKTGARFGILTSILLAEGIGVIIFCSAPFLISLFNQDSGVIAYGVRQAHIETLFYFVLAFSHCIAGICRGAGKAVVPMLVMLGVWCVFRIFYISVAMHFSHNITLVFWAYPLTWSISSAIFLIYYKKSDWVHGFDY, encoded by the coding sequence ATGCATTTACAGTTACATACACAGGTGGCTCAACAAAGCACAAAAGATATGACTTCAGGGAACCCCCAAAAACTGATTATTCAGTTTGCTGTTCCCATTTTTCTGAGCCAGCTTTTTCAGCAGCTATATAATACGGTTGATTCTGTGATTGTTGGAAATTACTTAGGAAAAAGCGCATTGGCGGCAGTCAGTTCCTCCGGAACCCTCATCTTTCTGTTAGTCAGCTTTTTTACAGGAATGGCTATGGGTGCCGGTGTGGCCATTTCCAAATACTTTGGTGCCGGTGACCAAGAGAAAATGTCAAAAGCTATCCACACCAATGTGGCATTTGGAGTGGTTGCCGGTATCCTGCTGACAATCGTTGGCATTTGGGCAACGCCGGAAATTTTGCGGTGGATGGGAACGGACCCACGGGTACTGCCACAATCCATTGTTTATTTTCGCTATTACTTCTGCGGTGCACTGTCAATCGTCCTGTACAATATTTTTACTAGTATTATGAATGCGGTAGGGGACAGTAAACGTCCGCTGTACTACCTCATCTTTTCGTCCATTCTCAATGTCGTGCTGGACCTTCTGTTTATCTGCGGCTTTCATCTTGGGGTAGGTTCTGCGGCTGTTGCAACAACTATTTCTCAAACTGTAAGTATGCTGCTAAGTCTTTATCATCTGACGCGGAAGGGTACCATTTATCAAGTTTCTCTCCATAAAGTACGGTTCCATACAGATACGCTGCGGGAAATGATTCATTATGGTATTCCTACAGGTATACAAAACTCGGTTATTGGCTTTGCAAATGTCATTGTGCAGACAAACATTAACTCTTTTGGCGAAAATGCTATGGCTGGGTATGGCTCTTACATTAAAATTGAAGGATTCGCATTTTTGCCCATTACCTGCTTTGCTATAGCACTTTCTACTTTCGTCAGTCAAAATCTTGGTGCGGGGAAACATGACCGTGCCAAAACTGGTGCACGGTTTGGCATTCTAACTTCTATTTTGCTAGCAGAAGGCATAGGCGTTATCATTTTTTGCAGTGCACCATTTCTAATCAGCCTATTCAATCAGGACTCCGGCGTAATTGCATATGGCGTTCGGCAGGCACATATTGAAACCTTATTTTACTTTGTGTTGGCCTTTTCTCATTGTATTGCCGGCATTTGCCGTGGGGCTGGCAAAGCGGTAGTTCCCATGCTGGTGATGCTGGGAGTTTGGTGCGTGTTCCGAATCTTTTATATTTCGGTGGCCATGCATTTTTCACACAACATCACATTGGTCTTTTGGGCATATCCGCTTACATGGAGCATCAGTTCTGCCATTTTCTTAATTTATTACAAGAAATCCGACTGGGTTCATGGTTTCGATTATTAA
- a CDS encoding MarR family winged helix-turn-helix transcriptional regulator, which yields MTQLETELNDLLTLAFRSVREIEEDMLKNSHVLNISISEIHFLQAVYDSGDNCTISALSANQRVSLPSATAAVNKLAKKGYVEKKKCPSDLRVVNVHLTRLGHKAVMAHRYFHTRMVKAVSGALNTEEQEAMLKGVQKLNQFFADKLHREDKEK from the coding sequence GTGACACAGCTGGAAACAGAATTAAATGATCTGCTGACGCTGGCCTTTCGTTCCGTTCGGGAAATAGAAGAAGACATGCTAAAAAACAGTCATGTTCTAAATATTTCTATCAGTGAGATCCATTTTCTGCAGGCTGTGTACGATTCGGGTGACAACTGCACCATCAGCGCTCTTTCAGCCAATCAGCGTGTCAGTTTGCCCAGCGCAACAGCCGCTGTAAATAAACTAGCGAAGAAGGGATATGTGGAGAAAAAGAAATGTCCGTCTGACCTGCGTGTTGTGAATGTACATCTGACTAGATTAGGACATAAGGCGGTTATGGCACATCGCTATTTTCATACTCGTATGGTAAAGGCCGTTTCCGGCGCTTTAAATACAGAAGAACAGGAAGCAATGCTGAAAGGTGTGCAAAAACTCAATCAGTTTTTTGCAGATAAGCTGCACCGGGAGGATAAAGAAAAATGA
- a CDS encoding beta-ketoacyl-ACP synthase III — MSFTILGTGSALPAHTVSNEELSNFLDTSDEWIYSRTGIHTRHVMTTESILQLSVQAAQKALEMAHTSPQELDCIICATAAGDWISPSTGCMIQKELQASCPAFDINAACSGFLYAMDVADGLFVRKRAIRVLLVAVEGLSRLLNWKDRSTCVLFGDGAGAAVLGEGDALKYIHLTAEGSLAINVPCSAGTSPYDAFTYQPQGLCMNGKEVYKFAVRSICHGLQKASETTGIPLEKVDHFLLHQANQRILNAAAKKLGLPKEKIPTTIADTANTSASSIPILLDAEVRAGHLHRNDLLMLCAFGSGLTSGTAVLRWEKE, encoded by the coding sequence ATGAGCTTTACAATATTGGGCACAGGCAGTGCACTGCCTGCTCATACCGTTTCTAATGAGGAACTGTCTAATTTTTTGGACACCAGTGATGAATGGATTTATTCCCGAACAGGAATACATACTCGCCATGTGATGACAACAGAATCAATTTTGCAACTTTCCGTACAGGCAGCACAAAAGGCGCTGGAAATGGCACATACATCACCACAGGAGTTAGACTGTATCATCTGTGCCACGGCAGCAGGAGACTGGATTTCTCCAAGTACAGGCTGCATGATTCAAAAGGAGCTGCAGGCCAGTTGTCCGGCATTTGATATCAATGCTGCCTGCAGTGGTTTCCTTTATGCTATGGACGTGGCGGACGGCCTTTTTGTCCGCAAAAGGGCCATCCGCGTACTGCTGGTTGCCGTTGAAGGCCTCAGCCGGCTGCTGAACTGGAAAGACCGCTCCACCTGTGTTTTGTTTGGTGATGGAGCGGGAGCAGCGGTCCTGGGGGAGGGCGACGCGCTCAAATATATCCACCTGACAGCTGAAGGCTCGCTTGCCATTAACGTTCCATGCAGTGCTGGGACCTCTCCATATGATGCGTTCACTTATCAGCCGCAGGGCCTATGCATGAATGGAAAAGAAGTTTATAAGTTTGCCGTTCGCTCTATTTGTCATGGGCTACAAAAAGCCAGCGAGACAACCGGAATTCCGCTGGAGAAAGTCGACCATTTTCTGCTGCACCAGGCAAATCAACGCATTTTAAACGCGGCAGCCAAAAAGCTCGGCCTACCCAAAGAAAAAATCCCAACAACGATTGCAGATACAGCAAACACTTCTGCATCCAGCATACCAATTTTGCTGGATGCAGAAGTGCGGGCGGGCCACCTTCATCGGAATGACCTACTTATGCTCTGTGCATTTGGTTCTGGCCTGACCAGTGGTACAGCTGTACTCCGCTGGGAAAAAGAATAA
- a CDS encoding acyl carrier protein: MENKETMEKLEKIFREYHDDLKPGSLKPETTFEELELDSLDIVDLAMACEDEFGINIPDDANLKNVQDLLNLIQKGGKE; encoded by the coding sequence ATGGAAAACAAAGAAACGATGGAAAAGCTCGAAAAAATCTTTCGCGAATATCACGATGACCTGAAGCCAGGTTCTTTAAAGCCAGAAACTACCTTTGAGGAGCTGGAACTGGATTCCCTGGACATTGTGGACCTTGCCATGGCCTGTGAGGATGAATTCGGCATTAACATTCCAGATGATGCAAACCTGAAAAATGTACAGGACTTGCTGAATCTAATTCAGAAAGGCGGCAAGGAATAA
- the fabK gene encoding enoyl-[acyl-carrier-protein] reductase FabK: protein MLHTLICDLLGIEYPVFQGGMAWIADADLAAAVSNGGGLGIISAMNANGDWLRGQIRKAKTLTDKPFGVNIMLMSPFADEVAKVVVEEGVKVLTTGAGNPGKYMAAWREAGIQVIPVVASVGLARMMERSGATAVVAEGSESGGHIGEETTMALVPQVCDSVKIPVIAAGGIADGRGMAAAFMLGACGVQMGTRFLVANECNVHQNYKKRILKAKDIDTIVTGRRQGDATRSLKNRFSRDFSKAEMSMDIPVSKLEKRGVGALRRAAVEGDETTGCFLAGQIAGLIKKEQPAAEIVHEICAQAEEMLKGAPKWVR, encoded by the coding sequence ATGCTGCATACACTAATTTGTGACCTTCTGGGAATAGAATATCCGGTTTTTCAGGGTGGCATGGCATGGATTGCAGATGCTGATTTGGCAGCGGCAGTCAGCAACGGCGGTGGTCTTGGCATTATCTCTGCCATGAATGCAAACGGAGATTGGCTGCGTGGACAGATTCGCAAAGCAAAGACACTGACAGATAAACCTTTCGGTGTAAATATCATGCTGATGAGTCCTTTTGCTGATGAAGTTGCAAAAGTCGTTGTAGAAGAGGGCGTAAAAGTTCTGACCACCGGAGCCGGAAATCCAGGCAAATATATGGCCGCATGGCGTGAAGCAGGCATTCAGGTGATTCCTGTCGTTGCCAGTGTTGGCCTTGCACGAATGATGGAACGCAGCGGTGCTACAGCAGTCGTAGCAGAGGGAAGTGAAAGCGGCGGACATATCGGCGAAGAAACAACTATGGCGCTGGTGCCACAGGTTTGTGATTCCGTAAAGATTCCTGTTATCGCCGCTGGGGGTATTGCGGACGGCCGCGGGATGGCAGCTGCATTCATGCTGGGTGCCTGCGGTGTACAGATGGGCACACGCTTTCTAGTTGCCAATGAATGCAATGTACATCAAAACTATAAAAAGCGTATTTTAAAAGCCAAAGATATCGATACAATCGTCACTGGGCGCCGACAGGGGGACGCAACACGCAGCCTGAAAAACCGCTTCAGCCGGGACTTCTCAAAAGCGGAAATGTCAATGGATATTCCGGTATCCAAGCTGGAAAAGCGCGGTGTCGGTGCTTTGCGGCGCGCTGCGGTGGAAGGCGACGAAACCACCGGCTGCTTCCTTGCGGGACAGATTGCCGGACTGATAAAAAAAGAACAGCCTGCGGCGGAGATTGTCCACGAAATTTGTGCACAAGCGGAAGAGATGCTGAAAGGGGCACCAAAATGGGTAAGATAG
- a CDS encoding ACP S-malonyltransferase → MGKIAFLFAGQGAQYPGMGKSLYDSSAAAKAVFDTVESVRPGTIQQCFSGTKEELMKTSNTQPCVFSVDLAAARALEEAGIHADGAAGFSLGEVAALTFAGAFADDALGCSLVTERGRLMQKTNEENPGSMVAVLKLPNEKVEAICAEFSQMYPVNYNCPGQLVTAGVKENIDAFCAKVAEAGGRAKKLAVGGGFHSPLMHQASISFESVLQKTGVKAPSIPVYANYTAKPYGNEKVNVLARQIENPVRWQQTLENMAADGFRTFIEVGPGKTLSGFVKRTLSKVQILRVSTAEELEQTVQTVLG, encoded by the coding sequence ATGGGTAAGATAGCATTTCTTTTTGCCGGACAGGGTGCGCAGTACCCAGGCATGGGAAAATCCTTATATGACAGCAGCGCAGCTGCAAAGGCTGTCTTTGATACAGTCGAATCGGTTCGGCCGGGTACCATTCAACAGTGCTTTTCTGGTACGAAAGAAGAACTCATGAAAACCTCTAATACCCAGCCGTGTGTATTCTCTGTTGACCTTGCAGCAGCACGCGCACTGGAAGAGGCCGGTATTCACGCGGACGGTGCAGCAGGTTTTTCCCTTGGTGAAGTTGCTGCATTAACTTTTGCCGGTGCTTTTGCAGATGATGCGTTAGGGTGCTCTTTGGTAACCGAGCGCGGCCGTCTGATGCAGAAAACCAATGAAGAAAATCCCGGTTCCATGGTCGCGGTTTTAAAGCTGCCAAATGAAAAAGTAGAGGCCATCTGTGCGGAGTTTTCACAGATGTATCCTGTTAATTATAACTGTCCGGGACAGCTGGTCACGGCCGGTGTAAAGGAAAACATTGATGCGTTCTGCGCCAAAGTAGCTGAAGCCGGCGGACGTGCGAAAAAATTAGCCGTTGGCGGTGGGTTCCATTCACCACTGATGCATCAGGCCTCGATATCTTTTGAATCAGTGCTGCAAAAGACAGGTGTGAAAGCGCCATCCATTCCGGTTTACGCCAATTACACGGCGAAACCGTATGGAAATGAGAAGGTTAATGTACTGGCCCGCCAGATAGAAAATCCGGTTCGCTGGCAGCAAACATTGGAGAACATGGCTGCTGACGGATTCCGGACCTTTATTGAAGTTGGTCCCGGAAAAACATTATCTGGCTTTGTAAAACGGACTCTGTCCAAAGTACAGATTCTGCGGGTAAGCACAGCCGAGGAACTAGAACAGACAGTACAAACCGTTTTGGGATGA
- the fabG gene encoding 3-oxoacyl-[acyl-carrier-protein] reductase, which translates to MGHTKKTALVTGGSRGIGHATALQLAKDGMNLAILYAGNTSAAQETVKELQALGAVAKAYQCDVSSSNMVKATVKQVLQDFGGVDVLVNNAGITRDNLLLAQKEEDLDRVLSVSLKGAFYMIQALYRNFMKKRAGHIINISSIVGLHGNAGQASYAAAKAGVVGLTKSVAKELAGRGITCNAVAPGFIQSDMTAALSEQARSQAIAAVPLGRPGLPEDVAQAVAFLASDRAAYITGVVLRVDGGMGM; encoded by the coding sequence ATGGGTCATACAAAAAAAACTGCTCTGGTTACAGGCGGCAGCCGCGGTATTGGGCATGCTACTGCGCTGCAGCTTGCTAAGGACGGTATGAATCTTGCTATTTTATATGCGGGAAATACATCTGCGGCACAGGAAACGGTAAAAGAGTTACAGGCACTCGGTGCTGTTGCAAAAGCATACCAATGTGATGTTTCCAGTTCTAATATGGTTAAGGCGACTGTTAAGCAGGTCCTGCAGGATTTTGGCGGCGTAGATGTCCTGGTAAACAATGCCGGCATCACACGGGATAATCTCTTGCTTGCACAGAAAGAGGAGGACCTTGACCGTGTATTGAGTGTCAGCCTAAAAGGCGCTTTTTATATGATTCAGGCTTTGTACCGCAATTTTATGAAAAAACGTGCAGGGCATATTATCAATATATCTTCTATAGTTGGGCTGCATGGCAATGCTGGTCAAGCCAGCTACGCAGCTGCCAAAGCCGGCGTTGTTGGTCTGACCAAAAGTGTAGCAAAAGAATTGGCTGGCCGCGGCATTACCTGCAATGCTGTCGCTCCCGGTTTTATTCAGTCTGATATGACTGCTGCCTTATCAGAACAGGCACGCAGTCAGGCAATTGCAGCTGTGCCGCTCGGCCGTCCTGGCCTTCCAGAAGATGTTGCTCAGGCAGTAGCGTTTCTGGCAAGTGACCGTGCAGCTTATATTACTGGTGTCGTCCTTCGCGTAGACGGCGGCATGGGTATGTAA
- the fabF gene encoding beta-ketoacyl-ACP synthase II: MRRVAVTGLGAVTPLGNTTDETWKNLTEGKNGIGRITHFDSSDLKVYLAGEVKGFDPLQYFSRSELRKYDLFIQYAVAATEQAMEDSGIKGKISPERLGIYIGSGIGGISTTLENYKRLLNGKHVSAHMITSMIVNMAAGVVSIRTGAKGPCVPIVTACATSTHTIGEAFHCIRDGYADAAIAGGSEAAINPLTVAGFSSCMALTTNPDANTACRPFDKNRSGFVLGEGAGILLLEEYEHAKARGAKIYGEVLGYANTSDAYHITAPQPEAEGITRCIQLAVKEAGVNVGSNTYINAHGTSTVLNDKSETLAFKQAFGEETAHQVKISSTKSMTGHLLGATGAVEALACLKALQTGTVPPTIGLTEPDPDCDLNYTPGKAMKADLKTAISTSLGFGGHNGCLVFGKAEEE, translated from the coding sequence ATGCGCAGAGTAGCAGTGACAGGCTTGGGTGCCGTAACACCCCTTGGAAATACAACAGACGAAACATGGAAGAACCTTACAGAAGGGAAAAACGGAATTGGGCGGATTACCCATTTTGATTCCTCTGATTTAAAAGTATATCTGGCAGGAGAAGTAAAAGGCTTTGACCCGCTGCAGTATTTTTCCAGAAGTGAATTGCGTAAATATGACCTTTTTATTCAGTATGCAGTCGCTGCAACTGAGCAGGCAATGGAAGACAGCGGTATTAAAGGAAAAATTTCCCCAGAACGTTTAGGAATCTATATTGGCAGCGGGATTGGCGGTATTTCTACAACACTAGAAAATTATAAGCGTTTACTAAATGGAAAGCATGTTTCCGCTCATATGATTACGAGCATGATTGTGAATATGGCTGCCGGCGTTGTTTCTATTCGCACGGGTGCCAAAGGCCCCTGTGTACCGATTGTTACTGCATGTGCTACCAGTACACATACCATTGGCGAAGCATTTCACTGTATCCGGGACGGCTATGCAGATGCAGCGATTGCTGGCGGCAGCGAAGCAGCTATCAATCCGCTTACTGTTGCCGGATTTTCTTCCTGCATGGCACTGACGACTAATCCAGATGCCAACACAGCCTGCCGTCCATTCGATAAAAATCGCAGTGGTTTTGTTCTTGGTGAGGGTGCCGGTATTCTTCTTTTGGAAGAATACGAGCATGCAAAAGCGCGCGGAGCAAAAATTTACGGTGAAGTTCTCGGTTATGCCAACACCAGCGATGCTTATCATATTACTGCTCCGCAGCCGGAAGCTGAGGGCATCACCCGCTGCATTCAGTTGGCAGTTAAGGAAGCCGGCGTCAACGTTGGTAGCAATACTTATATCAATGCGCATGGTACCAGTACAGTTTTGAATGATAAGAGTGAAACACTGGCTTTCAAGCAGGCTTTTGGTGAAGAAACAGCACATCAGGTCAAGATAAGCAGCACGAAAAGTATGACTGGGCATCTATTGGGTGCCACTGGTGCTGTGGAAGCACTGGCATGCCTGAAAGCGCTGCAGACCGGAACTGTTCCGCCCACAATTGGCTTAACAGAACCAGATCCGGACTGTGACTTGAACTATACACCAGGTAAAGCAATGAAAGCAGACTTAAAAACAGCTATTTCCACATCCCTTGGTTTTGGCGGACACAATGGTTGCTTGGTGTTTGGTAAAGCAGAGGAGGAATAA
- the accB gene encoding acetyl-CoA carboxylase biotin carboxyl carrier protein: protein MNLQEIKELTQVMEEAGLTSLEVEQDGQRVCLKKDLPPVAPVTTISAAAPAAAAPAPSATDTVSTNTEDGVVNFNDVTELKSPMVGTVYVAPSPGEKPYVHVGDKVKQGQVLCVIEAMKLMNEYTAPQDGEIVDICIEDGQLVEYGQCLFKIY from the coding sequence ATGAACTTGCAGGAAATCAAAGAACTAACGCAGGTTATGGAAGAGGCTGGACTGACCTCTTTGGAAGTAGAACAGGATGGACAACGTGTCTGTCTGAAAAAAGATTTGCCTCCAGTTGCACCGGTAACAACAATCTCTGCCGCGGCACCTGCAGCGGCGGCTCCTGCACCATCTGCTACAGATACTGTTTCAACAAACACAGAGGATGGTGTCGTCAATTTTAATGATGTAACAGAACTGAAGTCACCTATGGTGGGAACAGTTTATGTAGCACCATCGCCTGGAGAGAAGCCCTATGTCCATGTTGGGGATAAGGTAAAGCAGGGGCAAGTTCTCTGTGTCATAGAAGCTATGAAGCTGATGAACGAATATACAGCGCCGCAGGATGGCGAAATTGTTGATATTTGCATTGAAGACGGTCAGTTGGTCGAGTATGGCCAATGCCTGTTTAAAATCTATTGA
- the fabZ gene encoding 3-hydroxyacyl-ACP dehydratase FabZ, which translates to MNREELKQILPHREPMLLVDEATLLPDGTAQGKYTVRGDEWFLKGHFPGNPTVPGVILCEMMGQSCCVLLAEKLKGKTPYFTGMDKVKFHRPVKPGDTLEISCRPTKEYKGFYFTKCRGTVNGKTAVTGDLSFAIIG; encoded by the coding sequence TTGAATCGGGAAGAACTCAAACAAATTTTACCACATCGGGAACCAATGCTTTTAGTGGATGAAGCAACCCTTCTGCCAGACGGAACAGCACAGGGAAAATACACAGTTCGTGGGGATGAATGGTTCTTAAAAGGCCATTTCCCAGGGAATCCGACCGTTCCAGGTGTCATTTTGTGTGAAATGATGGGGCAGTCCTGCTGCGTTCTGCTGGCAGAAAAGTTGAAAGGGAAAACGCCATATTTTACAGGAATGGACAAAGTCAAGTTTCATCGTCCGGTCAAGCCCGGTGATACACTGGAAATTTCCTGCAGGCCAACAAAAGAGTATAAAGGATTTTACTTTACAAAATGCCGTGGAACTGTGAACGGAAAAACGGCGGTTACCGGCGACTTGAGTTTTGCAATTATTGGCTGA